A region of the Deinococcus psychrotolerans genome:
AGTTGCCAGACCAGCAGGCTCAGGCCAGCTGTCAACAGCGTCCATAGAACACTGCCCAGCCATGGCCAGCTTCCCCACGCAACCGGGCGCGAGATGCGGATGGGAAAGGGCTGAAGGGCAGTGCCCAAGATTTTTTCCACGTGTAGGGTCGTGGAAGCGCTGCCCCAATTCTCGGTCGTGGTGTGGGCCACGATAGCCGTATCTGTCTGGGGGCGAAAGAGCGTATAGGACAGCGGCGCGGCCTCACTGTCCAGTGCTCCGGTCAGCCGCCGGGCGTCCACCCACACCCGCACGTTGCCGCGCGACAGGGCGTAGAGCGGGCCACCGTCATCCGGCCAGCCCACGGCGGATGCGGCGGAGAGAGCAGCGGCCAGACGCGGCGGCCTTTCGGTGGGTGATCCCAGCACTTGGCAGCCCAGCGGCGTGCAGCGCTCCACGGCCACCACCTGAGGGTAGGGGCGAAGCAAAGTGTTGAGGTAGGTGCCCAGCGCCGCCGTACCCGTGCCCTGCCGTTCCAATGCATACACAGCGTTCAGCACAGCTTCCTGCTGCTCCATGCGCTGTGAGAGAACCCGGTGCAAAATGCGCGCGTCGGTGTTGAATGTCTCGGCTAGATGCTTACCCACCGATACAAAGAGCGCCGTCACACCTACGCCGGATAACAGGAGCCAAATCAGGAGGGCGAGAGAGAGACGCTTACGCTTCATAACGCCATTGTGGCCTGAATAGGTGATGAAAATAAAATCCACCGGTACATAACGAATCTACCAATCAGAAAGCTGGAGGCAATGGAGTAGCGCTTGACCGGAAAGTCTTAGCTGTGCTTTGGAGATATTCAAGAACCACTGAATAACGCTGTATACGCACAGCGAAAAGGGCAGGGAGGTGGCTGGGGCACACCCTCGGCCACCTCCCTGCGAATAGCAGGTACGGAATCGCCCATCAAATCATCTGGCTGGGTAAGTCGCAGCCACTGAAAAAAGCTCAGGGCAATCATGCAAAGCAGGGCGTGATGATGGAGGCCGTTCCAGGATCAGCCTTCGAAATAGTCCAGACCGACCTCTTGCTTGAGTTCACAATGGGTCAATTTACACGCCCAACAGCGTTTGGTCACTTCAATCAACTACGCCAGTGATGTTGTCAGTGGGAGGTTGCAAACATAATATTTTCGATCTTCACCACGCCGCTGTTCACCGATCACCTAAGCCGCTTGTCTTGGAAGATGTTGACCTTGGGCGTTCCCTTCTCCATCTGCTAGCCGAACATAAACGGCGGCGAAGCGACCTGAAAGCGCCCCTTGGTGCTGTGACGCTCTTCCCGGCGGCGGCGTCCAGCGACAAAAACCAGCGTGCGTTGAGGTATTCATTCCGAAAACTGCCTTTGAACGATTCGATGTGGCCATTGTTTTGAGGCCGTTATGAACGGGGAAAATCAAGGGTAACCTGACGCTGATAGGCACAAAGATTTAAGGCTTTAATGATGAACTCACTGCCATTGTCTACTCAAATCTTGCCAGGAGCTACACGGCCTTTGGTAGCCTCGGTGACGATCTTGACGATCCACTCAGCTTTGATACTTTGATCCACGTGAATGGCTAGACATTCGCGTGTGAAGATAATGATGGAATACGTCCAGCAGCATGCTCAAAGCGGGCGACTCAAATTTAGAGCATTTGTCACAATAGAATCTTAGAATGAGCATATTTGAACCAGTGTTGAATATCTGTCTCTGATACGGATCCGAGGCAACTCCGATGGCATCATAAAGCTCCGTCACGACTGTCACGACTCGCCAGGCCCCACTCCGACCCAATGCCTTCAACTTGGAAAACATGAGTTCAATCGGGTTGAAATCCGGACTGTAGGGTGAGGTAAACATGACCTCACCTCCATGGGCTTGGATGAGCGTCCGAATGGACGCTCGATGATGTGACGAGAGATTGTCCATCATCACCACTTGCCCTGGTTTCAACGTTGGACACAGTATTTCACGAACATACCATTCAAACGCTACGCCATCAAGGACGATGGCGGCCTGCGGCCCTGCTAAGCTCAACGCACAGATCAATGTCTGATTTCGTCCACGATTTCGCGGCACACGGTCAAAGGCACGCTGATCACTCGGCGCACGGCCATACCCACGGGTCATGGCCGTGTTGAAACGGCTTTCATCTAGAGCATTTGTCCGAATAGATACCTGAGCAAAAAGCACTCTCTATTCCACTCCCTTTGGTTCTTGGGCAAAGCGGCACCCTTATGGGGTCTGCTCGCTCGGTCAAAAAAGAACTTCTTTTTTGACAAACGCTTTAGAAAGACCAATTGGTCAGGCGTTTGAAGGTACGGTGCAAGGTCATTGAGGAACTGCGAACGCAGTTCCTCACGAGATTCTCTGGCGACCAGTGTTTTTTTGTGGGTGATCTTGTGGCGGCCAAACACGCGATCAATAGTCTTAAGACTGATCTTTAACCCTGTAGCGGCCTCAAGGATGTGCGCGTGTTCTTGCAACGTCGCATCTCGGTGGGTTTCAAGCTTCGCAAGAAGTTGTTGCTCATGGAGGGCCATCACTGTACGGCGACGGCCCGTCGGTTTGGCAACAATGTGCAGGGTATTTTGGTGCTACCGTTTTAGATAGCTTTTGACAGTATCAACATGGACAGAAAAATGTTTTGCCGCTTCGCCGGGCGAAGCGCCACCCAGCGACAATCCGAGTCCTAAGTTCCAAACTGTACCCACGTACTCCTACTGTATTCATGAAGCTATTATGTCAAATGCTCTAGAACTCGGCGAGAAAAAAACCAACTTCAGCGGCGACGCAACCAGCCCTGCACCGTGCCGACGACGCCAGCGCGGAAAAAGAGCACCACCACGACAAAGACCAGACCAGTCACGATGCCCACAGGCAGACTGGAAGTGGTCAACTGATCACGCAGCAGCAGCACCAGACCCGCACCCACCGCCGGGCCAAACAATGTGGCAGTGCCACCCAGCAAGGTCATCATCACAACCTCGCCGCTGGTGGTCCACTTGGTCACGTCCAGACTGACCACGCCGTGGCCGAAGGTGTACATGCTGCCGGCCAGACCCGCCAGCCCGGCGCTGATCATGAAGGCGGTGAACTTGAAGCGCACCGGATTGTAGCCGATGCTCTGGGCGCGTTGCTCATTGTCGCGCACCGCCTGTTGTGCCTGTCCAAAGGGGCTGCGAACCGTGCGGTAGGCGATGTAAAAGCCCACTGCGAACACAGCCAGACAGAAGTAATAGCGCGTGGTGCTGTTGCTGAAATCCAGTCCGAACAGGCTGGGGCGCTCAAAGCCCTGAAGACCGTTCTCGCCGCCCGTCACGTCGGTCCATTGCAGCGCCACGAAGTAGACCATCTGCGCGAAGGCCAGCGTAATCATGCTGAAATAGATACCGGCACTTCTGACACTCAGGTAAGCGATGGGCACGGCCAGCACCAAAGCACTCAGTGTGCCACCCAACATGGCCACAGGCACACTCTGACCGCTGGCCAGCAGGTAGGCAGTGAAATAGGCGCTGCTGCCCCAGAAGGCAGCGTGGCCGAAGGACAGCAGGCCAGAGAAGCCGAACAACAGGTCAAAGGCCACTGCGAACAGCCCCCAGGCCAGGATGTCCAGCGCCAGCACCGGGTAGATCAGCCGGGGCAGGATCAGCAGCAGCAGTCCCAGCCCGATCATCCATGCGGCACGCATGGTGCGCTCGCGGTCATTGCGGGGGGCGGTGCGGGGAATAGTGGTCACCGCGTCCCCTCGGGCAGCCCGAATAGACCGCTGGGGCGCACCAGCAACACAATCGCCATCAGGACAAAGACCAGCGTGTTGGCAATCGGCGGGTAAATCGCCGCGCCCACTGCCGCCAGCACGCCCACCGCGAAGCCGGTCACCACACTGCCCAAGATGCTGCCCAGCCCACCGATGACCACCACCGCGAAGGTCGTGATGATCAGCTCCGCGCCCATGTACGGCTCCACCGAGTAGATCGGCGCGGCCAGCACCCCGGCCAGCCCCGCTAGACCCACGCCCACGCCGAAGACGCCGGTGACCCATTTACTCACGTCGATCCCGAACGAGCGAGTCACACTAGGATTCTCGGTGCTGGCGCGGATGATTGCGCCCACCCGCGTCTTCTCAATCACGAACCAAGTCACCAGACAGATCACCAGCGTCAGCGCGATCACGAACAGGCGGTATTTGGGAAAGACGACAGAGCCCAGATTGACCACGCCCGTCAAAATATCCGGTGTGGTGTACGGCGCACTGGACACGGCAAACTGACTGAGCATCACCTGTTTGACCAGATCCTGAGTCAGTAGCGTCAGGCCGAAGGTGAGCAGCAGATTGTAACTGGGTTCCAGACCGTAGAGGCGTGAGAGCAGCGTGCGTTCCAGCAGCATGCCCAACGCCCCCACGATCAGCGGGGCCAGGATCAGCGCGGGCCAGAAGCCCAGTCCGAACGCCTGCCCCAGCGCGAAGGCGGTGAAGGCCCCCAGCATGTACAGCGCCCCGTGCATGAAGTTGACGATCCGCAGCATCCCGAAGATCACCGCCAGGCCCAGGCTCAGCAGCGCGTAGAACGCCCCGTTGACCAGACCGTTGAACACTTGAATCAGCAGCAGTTGTGTATTCATGTATTTTCCATGACGTCAAAAGGGTTGAGGGCCGGGGACGCCCGGTTCAGCGTCCCGGCCCCGCCCCCTCTAGCCGATCCTCAGAATTTGCACTTGGTTTCGGCCACGGGCGCAAACGCTTTGGCGGAAGGAATGGTGGCCACCTTGGTAAAGATGTCGCCCGCTTCCTTGGCCTGCGCTTTGGCCTTGACCTGCACGGTGTAGACGTCCAGCGTCACGCGGTGATCCTGCGGGCGGATATAGGCGCTGCGGGCGAAGAAGTCGCTGAAGCGGTAGCCTTCCAGCGCCTTGACCACCGCGTCGCCGTTATCGCTCTTGGCGCGGGATACGGCCTGAAGGTAGGTCATGGTGGCGCTGTAAACCCCGGCCTGCGCCCAGGTGGGTTTCTTGCCGAAGGCTTTCTCGAACTTGGCCGTCCAGTCGCGGCTGCGCTGATCCAGGTTCCAATACCACGGCACGGTGGCCAGTGCGCCCGCGTAGGCGTCCTGCCCCAGCGCCGCCACGTCGGTTTCAAACAGCAGGCCGATGCCCAGACCAATGCCCTGCTTTTTCAGGCCGAACTCGTTGTACTGCTTGACCACGTTGACCAGATCGTTGCCCGCCTGCATGGTGCCGAAGATCTTGGGCTTGAGGCTCTGTGCCTTCAGCAAGTACGAGGAAAAATCAGTGTTGGGAAACGGGGTGGCATCGCTGGGAGTGACCAGCTTGCCGCCGTTTTCCTTGATGGCCGCCGTCATCTGCCGGTCAAGATCCTGACCGAAGGCGTAGTTGGGGTAGATGATGTACCAACTGTTGCCGCCGCGTTTGGTCACGGCAGTGCCGGTGCCGTTGGCGAGCATGAAGTTGTCGTAGGCGTAGTGGAAGGTGTACTTGCTGCACTTCTCGTTGGTCAGCGCGGTGGTACCGCCGGTGACCACCATCACCGGAATCTTCTTGCCCTTGGCCACTTCGGAGGCGGCCAGCGCAGCGGAGCTGGTGGGCAAGTCCATCAGCACGTCCACGTTCTGGCGGTCAATCATCTCGGCAGCTTTGTTGCTGGCGACGTCCGCTTTGTTCTGGTGATCCACACCGATGACCTGCACCTTGCCCTTGTAGGCGGCGTTGGTGGCCATAAAGTCGTCGGCGGCCATCTGCGCGGCCTTGACGCTGCCGGGGCCGGACAGCTCCGAGTACACGCCCGAAAGATCGGTCAGCACGCCGATTTTAATGGCGTTGTCGCTGAGTTTGGCTCCCTG
Encoded here:
- a CDS encoding branched-chain amino acid ABC transporter permease, with translation MTTIPRTAPRNDRERTMRAAWMIGLGLLLLILPRLIYPVLALDILAWGLFAVAFDLLFGFSGLLSFGHAAFWGSSAYFTAYLLASGQSVPVAMLGGTLSALVLAVPIAYLSVRSAGIYFSMITLAFAQMVYFVALQWTDVTGGENGLQGFERPSLFGLDFSNSTTRYYFCLAVFAVGFYIAYRTVRSPFGQAQQAVRDNEQRAQSIGYNPVRFKFTAFMISAGLAGLAGSMYTFGHGVVSLDVTKWTTSGEVVMMTLLGGTATLFGPAVGAGLVLLLRDQLTTSSLPVGIVTGLVFVVVVLFFRAGVVGTVQGWLRRR
- a CDS encoding branched-chain amino acid ABC transporter permease; its protein translation is MNTQLLLIQVFNGLVNGAFYALLSLGLAVIFGMLRIVNFMHGALYMLGAFTAFALGQAFGLGFWPALILAPLIVGALGMLLERTLLSRLYGLEPSYNLLLTFGLTLLTQDLVKQVMLSQFAVSSAPYTTPDILTGVVNLGSVVFPKYRLFVIALTLVICLVTWFVIEKTRVGAIIRASTENPSVTRSFGIDVSKWVTGVFGVGVGLAGLAGVLAAPIYSVEPYMGAELIITTFAVVVIGGLGSILGSVVTGFAVGVLAAVGAAIYPPIANTLVFVLMAIVLLVRPSGLFGLPEGTR
- a CDS encoding ABC transporter substrate-binding protein — translated: MKKAKLTAIIAPTLVTAALLSVTAALAQGAKLSDNAIKIGVLTDLSGVYSELSGPGSVKAAQMAADDFMATNAAYKGKVQVIGVDHQNKADVASNKAAEMIDRQNVDVLMDLPTSSAALAASEVAKGKKIPVMVVTGGTTALTNEKCSKYTFHYAYDNFMLANGTGTAVTKRGGNSWYIIYPNYAFGQDLDRQMTAAIKENGGKLVTPSDATPFPNTDFSSYLLKAQSLKPKIFGTMQAGNDLVNVVKQYNEFGLKKQGIGLGIGLLFETDVAALGQDAYAGALATVPWYWNLDQRSRDWTAKFEKAFGKKPTWAQAGVYSATMTYLQAVSRAKSDNGDAVVKALEGYRFSDFFARSAYIRPQDHRVTLDVYTVQVKAKAQAKEAGDIFTKVATIPSAKAFAPVAETKCKF